From a region of the Drosophila virilis strain 15010-1051.87 chromosome 3, Dvir_AGI_RSII-ME, whole genome shotgun sequence genome:
- the trh gene encoding protein trachealess isoform X10 — protein MLFFRYREDALCWGDRKSMEEIGAAQSSVNARILELRKEKSRDAARSRRGKENYEFYELAKMLPLPAAITSQLDKASIIRLTISYLKLRDFSGHGDPPWTREASSSSKLKSAAIRRSPAVDLFEQHQGTHILQSLDGFALAVAADGRFLYISETVSIYLGLSQVEMTGSSIFDYIHQADHAEIADQLGLSLTSGAGGGGGGGGGGGGGAGSVSGAAGLASPTSGASDDGSGTHGTNNPDVAASMTQASTSGYKGYDRSFCIRMKSTLTKRGCHFKSSGYRASDATSNCNGSNNNGKNVKNPASNYSVVLLLCKLRPQYTFSHTRKSQPPLLGMVALAIALPPPSVHEIRLECDMFVTRVNFDLRVAHCEPRVSDLLDYTPEDLVNKSLYSLCHAEDANRLRKSHTDLIEKGQVLTGYYRLMNKSGGYTWLQTCATVVCSTKNADEQNIICVNYVISNRENENLILDCCQLEPSVDSIKHEEGLGNDKSSGSPGGDAAGEGNAHLSAGDMKLGLSSPKTLADPEGHTQRSGRGRNASAHGSNLNSLALIKDSPTPLGVEVEGVLPATVATPVPTPAPAPTTTTTATTTKRKRKSKATQQAEEQQQQADLQQQVDQQQQQQPLSKLPALEQPHRDAQQPRSRLPSMVDEQPAGADSAVKDLEHAMSKHLPSPSANQPSTDFSADALIKHQQHQVQQQQQQQQQQQQLQHDPNEKSSTIQWIGTPYQQPAPMPATALLRQLYANRESVIRATARQTPTGVFYGEQQGGPLPTPPGSESSYENQYLQLHSAAAAASVTHAGGQKAPGGNSTDAFTNLVSTYGGYHSSIDYHNAMTPPSSVSPRDSNNSAKAPAAAAPPPGLLVGSNGGYDYADSLRGQYATPVDGGAPAASLPLKPQAYTAGMHPHATTTTEGGVTYSNLDQPQYFAPHSSFHLYHKGSPASAWYSTPS, from the exons GAGCTGCGCAAGGAGAAGTCAAGGGATGCGGCACGCTCGAGGCGCGGCAAGGAGAACTATGAGTTCTATGAGCTGGCCAAAATGCTGCCCCTGCCGGCGGCCATAACCAGCCAATTGGACAAGGCCTCCATTATAAGACTGACCATTAGCTATTTGAAATTGAGAGACTTTTCCGGACACGGCGATCCGCCATGGACGCGCGAGgcgtccagcagcagcaagctaAAGA GTGCAGCCATTCGACGCAGTCCCGCCGTTGATTTGTTCGAGCAACATCAGGGCACCCACATACTGCAG TCGCTGGATGGCTTCGCCTTGGCGGTGGCAGCGGATGGCCGCTTCCTGTACATATCGGAAACGGTGTCCATCTACCTGGGTCTGTCGCAGGTGGAGATGACGGGCAGCAGCATATTCGACTATATACATCAGGCGGATCATGCGGAAATTGCCGACCAGCTGGGTCTCAGTCTGACCAGCGGTGCGGGCggtggaggcggcggcggcggcggtggaggCGGTGGTGCTGGCAGCGTCAGCGGTGCTGCCGGCCTGGCCTCACCCACATCGGGCGCTTCGGATGATGGCAGCGGCACACACGGTACGAACAATCCTGACG TGGCCGCCTCCATGACGCAGGCTTCGACCAGCGGCTACAAGGGCTACGATCGCAGCTTCTGCATACGCATGAAGTCTACCCTAACCAAGCGTGGCTGCCACTTCAAGTCCTCCGGCTATCGG GCCAGCGATGCAACCAGCAATTGCAACGGTAGCAATAACAATGGTAAAAATGTTAAGAATCCGGCCTCAAACTATTCG gtcgtgctgctgctgtgcaagCTGCGACCGCAGTACACCTTCTCGCATACACGCAAATCGCAGCCCCCGCTGCTGGGCATGGTCGCCTTGGCGATTGCCCTGCCGCCGCCGTCGGTGCACGAGATACGCCTGGAGTGCGACATGTTTGTGACGCGCGTCAACTTTGACCTGCGCGTCGCGCACTGCGAGCCCAG AGTATCCGATTTGCTGGACTATACGCCCGAGGATCTGGTCAACAAGAGCCTCTACTCGCTGTGCCATGCCGAGGACGCCAATCGCCTGCGCAAGAGCCACACAGATC TGATCGAGAAGGGTCAGGTGCTGACCGGCTACTATCGACTGATGAACAAGAGCGGCGGCTACACCTGGCTGCAGACCTGCGCCACGGTCGTCTGCAGCACCAAAAACGCCGACGAGCAGAACATCATCTGCGTCAACTATGTCATAAG CAATCGGGAGAACGAGAATCTCATACTGGACTGCTGCCAGCTGGAGCCGAGCGTGGACAGCATCAAGCACGAGGAGGGCCTGGGCAATGACAAGAGCAGCGGTTCGCCCGGCGGCGATGCGGCCGGCGAGGGCAATGCGCATCTCAGCGCGGGCGACATGAAGCTGGGCCTCAGCTCGCCCAAGACCCTGGCCGACCCGGAGGGCCATACGCAGCGCAGCGGACGCGGACGCAATGCATCGGCGCACGGCAGCAATCTGAACAGCCTGGCGCTGATCAAGGACAGCCCCACGCCGCTGGGCGTCGAGGTGGAGGGCGTGCTGCCCGCGACGGTGGCCACGCCCGTGCCAACGCCAGCGCCCgcgcccacaacaacaacgacggcaacaacaaccaagcGAAAGCGCAAGAGCAAGGCAACGCAGCAGgccgaggagcagcagcagcaggcggatctgcagcagcaggtggatcagcagcagcagcagcagccgctgagCAAGCTGCCGGCGCTGGAGCAGCCTCACAGAGATGCACAGCAGCCGCGCAGCCGGCTGCCCAGCATGGTGGACGAGCAGCCCGCGGGCGCGGACTCCGCGGTCAAGGATCTGGAGCATGCCATGTCCAAGCATCTGCCGTCGCCCAGCGCCAACCAGCCCAGCACAGACTTCAGCGCGGATGCCCTGATCaagcatcagcagcatcaggtgcagcagcaacagcaacagcagcagcagcagcagcagctgcagcatgaTCCCAACGAGAAGAGCAGCACCATCCAGTGGATAGGCACGCCCTATCAGCAGCCGGCGCCCATGCCGGCCACCgcgctgctgcggcagctcTACGCCAATCGGGAGAGCGTCATCCGGGCCACAGCTCGCCAGACGCCAACGGGCGTCTTCTATGGAGAGCAGCAGGGCGGGCCGCTGCCGACGCCGCCGGGCAGCGAGTCCTCCTATGAGAATCAATATCTGCAGCTGCATTCGGCGGCTGCGGCCGCCTCGGTGACGCATGCGGGCGGCCAGAAGGCGCCCGGTGGCAACTCCACAGACGCCTTCACCAATCTGGTGTCCACCTACGGCGGCTATCACAGCTCCATTGACTACCACAACGCGATGACGCCGCCCAGCTCGGTGTCGCCgcgcgacagcaacaactcgGCCAAGGCGCCCGCCGCAGCCGCTCCGCCGCCCGGCCTGCTCGTGGGCAGCAATGGGGGCTACGACTATGCGGATTCGCTGCGCGGCCAATATGCCACGCCCGTGGATGGAGGTGCGCCCGCCGCCTCGCTGCCGCTGAAGCCGCAGGCCTATACCGCCGGGATGCATCCGCATGCGACGACCACAACGGAGGGCGGCGTCACCTACAGCAATCTTGACCAGCCGCAGTACTTTGCGCCCCACTCGAGCTTCCATCTGTACCACAAGGGCAGCCCGGCGAGCGCCTGGTACTCGACGCCCTCCTAG
- the trh gene encoding protein trachealess isoform X8 gives MLPYQAVAMDYAGYQRQPTPGHPGSHMVGSLGMSAVPFSHSWMVPTQDLCGMPPYNKMPNQHQPGAPGMHAQQQPIEPGILELRKEKSRDAARSRRGKENYEFYELAKMLPLPAAITSQLDKASIIRLTISYLKLRDFSGHGDPPWTREASSSSKLKSAAIRRSPAVDLFEQHQGTHILQSLDGFALAVAADGRFLYISETVSIYLGLSQVEMTGSSIFDYIHQADHAEIADQLGLSLTSGAGGGGGGGGGGGGGAGSVSGAAGLASPTSGASDDGSGTHGTNNPDVAASMTQASTSGYKGYDRSFCIRMKSTLTKRGCHFKSSGYRVVLLLCKLRPQYTFSHTRKSQPPLLGMVALAIALPPPSVHEIRLECDMFVTRVNFDLRVAHCEPRVSDLLDYTPEDLVNKSLYSLCHAEDANRLRKSHTDLIEKGQVLTGYYRLMNKSGGYTWLQTCATVVCSTKNADEQNIICVNYVISNRENENLILDCCQLEPSVDSIKHEEGLGNDKSSGSPGGDAAGEGNAHLSAGDMKLGLSSPKTLADPEGHTQRSGRGRNASAHGSNLNSLALIKDSPTPLGVEVEGVLPATVATPVPTPAPAPTTTTTATTTKRKRKSKATQQAEEQQQQADLQQQVDQQQQQQPLSKLPALEQPHRDAQQPRSRLPSMVDEQPAGADSAVKDLEHAMSKHLPSPSANQPSTDFSADALIKHQQHQVQQQQQQQQQQQQLQHDPNEKSSTIQWIGTPYQQPAPMPATALLRQLYANRESVIRATARQTPTGVFYGEQQGGPLPTPPGSESSYENQYLQLHSAAAAASVTHAGGQKAPGGNSTDAFTNLVSTYGGYHSSIDYHNAMTPPSSVSPRDSNNSAKAPAAAAPPPGLLVGSNGGYDYADSLRGQYATPVDGGAPAASLPLKPQAYTAGMHPHATTTTEGGVTYSNLDQPQYFAPHSSFHLYHKGSPASAWYSTPS, from the exons GAGCTGCGCAAGGAGAAGTCAAGGGATGCGGCACGCTCGAGGCGCGGCAAGGAGAACTATGAGTTCTATGAGCTGGCCAAAATGCTGCCCCTGCCGGCGGCCATAACCAGCCAATTGGACAAGGCCTCCATTATAAGACTGACCATTAGCTATTTGAAATTGAGAGACTTTTCCGGACACGGCGATCCGCCATGGACGCGCGAGgcgtccagcagcagcaagctaAAGA GTGCAGCCATTCGACGCAGTCCCGCCGTTGATTTGTTCGAGCAACATCAGGGCACCCACATACTGCAG TCGCTGGATGGCTTCGCCTTGGCGGTGGCAGCGGATGGCCGCTTCCTGTACATATCGGAAACGGTGTCCATCTACCTGGGTCTGTCGCAGGTGGAGATGACGGGCAGCAGCATATTCGACTATATACATCAGGCGGATCATGCGGAAATTGCCGACCAGCTGGGTCTCAGTCTGACCAGCGGTGCGGGCggtggaggcggcggcggcggcggtggaggCGGTGGTGCTGGCAGCGTCAGCGGTGCTGCCGGCCTGGCCTCACCCACATCGGGCGCTTCGGATGATGGCAGCGGCACACACGGTACGAACAATCCTGACG TGGCCGCCTCCATGACGCAGGCTTCGACCAGCGGCTACAAGGGCTACGATCGCAGCTTCTGCATACGCATGAAGTCTACCCTAACCAAGCGTGGCTGCCACTTCAAGTCCTCCGGCTATCGG gtcgtgctgctgctgtgcaagCTGCGACCGCAGTACACCTTCTCGCATACACGCAAATCGCAGCCCCCGCTGCTGGGCATGGTCGCCTTGGCGATTGCCCTGCCGCCGCCGTCGGTGCACGAGATACGCCTGGAGTGCGACATGTTTGTGACGCGCGTCAACTTTGACCTGCGCGTCGCGCACTGCGAGCCCAG AGTATCCGATTTGCTGGACTATACGCCCGAGGATCTGGTCAACAAGAGCCTCTACTCGCTGTGCCATGCCGAGGACGCCAATCGCCTGCGCAAGAGCCACACAGATC TGATCGAGAAGGGTCAGGTGCTGACCGGCTACTATCGACTGATGAACAAGAGCGGCGGCTACACCTGGCTGCAGACCTGCGCCACGGTCGTCTGCAGCACCAAAAACGCCGACGAGCAGAACATCATCTGCGTCAACTATGTCATAAG CAATCGGGAGAACGAGAATCTCATACTGGACTGCTGCCAGCTGGAGCCGAGCGTGGACAGCATCAAGCACGAGGAGGGCCTGGGCAATGACAAGAGCAGCGGTTCGCCCGGCGGCGATGCGGCCGGCGAGGGCAATGCGCATCTCAGCGCGGGCGACATGAAGCTGGGCCTCAGCTCGCCCAAGACCCTGGCCGACCCGGAGGGCCATACGCAGCGCAGCGGACGCGGACGCAATGCATCGGCGCACGGCAGCAATCTGAACAGCCTGGCGCTGATCAAGGACAGCCCCACGCCGCTGGGCGTCGAGGTGGAGGGCGTGCTGCCCGCGACGGTGGCCACGCCCGTGCCAACGCCAGCGCCCgcgcccacaacaacaacgacggcaacaacaaccaagcGAAAGCGCAAGAGCAAGGCAACGCAGCAGgccgaggagcagcagcagcaggcggatctgcagcagcaggtggatcagcagcagcagcagcagccgctgagCAAGCTGCCGGCGCTGGAGCAGCCTCACAGAGATGCACAGCAGCCGCGCAGCCGGCTGCCCAGCATGGTGGACGAGCAGCCCGCGGGCGCGGACTCCGCGGTCAAGGATCTGGAGCATGCCATGTCCAAGCATCTGCCGTCGCCCAGCGCCAACCAGCCCAGCACAGACTTCAGCGCGGATGCCCTGATCaagcatcagcagcatcaggtgcagcagcaacagcaacagcagcagcagcagcagcagctgcagcatgaTCCCAACGAGAAGAGCAGCACCATCCAGTGGATAGGCACGCCCTATCAGCAGCCGGCGCCCATGCCGGCCACCgcgctgctgcggcagctcTACGCCAATCGGGAGAGCGTCATCCGGGCCACAGCTCGCCAGACGCCAACGGGCGTCTTCTATGGAGAGCAGCAGGGCGGGCCGCTGCCGACGCCGCCGGGCAGCGAGTCCTCCTATGAGAATCAATATCTGCAGCTGCATTCGGCGGCTGCGGCCGCCTCGGTGACGCATGCGGGCGGCCAGAAGGCGCCCGGTGGCAACTCCACAGACGCCTTCACCAATCTGGTGTCCACCTACGGCGGCTATCACAGCTCCATTGACTACCACAACGCGATGACGCCGCCCAGCTCGGTGTCGCCgcgcgacagcaacaactcgGCCAAGGCGCCCGCCGCAGCCGCTCCGCCGCCCGGCCTGCTCGTGGGCAGCAATGGGGGCTACGACTATGCGGATTCGCTGCGCGGCCAATATGCCACGCCCGTGGATGGAGGTGCGCCCGCCGCCTCGCTGCCGCTGAAGCCGCAGGCCTATACCGCCGGGATGCATCCGCATGCGACGACCACAACGGAGGGCGGCGTCACCTACAGCAATCTTGACCAGCCGCAGTACTTTGCGCCCCACTCGAGCTTCCATCTGTACCACAAGGGCAGCCCGGCGAGCGCCTGGTACTCGACGCCCTCCTAG
- the trh gene encoding protein trachealess isoform X9: MLPYQAVAMDYAGYQRQPTPGHPGSHMVGSLGMSAVPFSHSWMVPTQDLCGMPPYNKMPNQHQPGAPGMHAQQQPIEPGILELRKEKSRDAARSRRGKENYEFYELAKMLPLPAAITSQLDKASIIRLTISYLKLRDFSGHGDPPWTREASSSSKLKSAAIRRSPAVDLFEQHQGTHILQSLDGFALAVAADGRFLYISETVSIYLGLSQVEMTGSSIFDYIHQADHAEIADQLGLSLTSGAGGGGGGGGGGGGGAGSVSGAAGLASPTSGASDDGSGTHVAASMTQASTSGYKGYDRSFCIRMKSTLTKRGCHFKSSGYRVVLLLCKLRPQYTFSHTRKSQPPLLGMVALAIALPPPSVHEIRLECDMFVTRVNFDLRVAHCEPRVSDLLDYTPEDLVNKSLYSLCHAEDANRLRKSHTDLIEKGQVLTGYYRLMNKSGGYTWLQTCATVVCSTKNADEQNIICVNYVISNRENENLILDCCQLEPSVDSIKHEEGLGNDKSSGSPGGDAAGEGNAHLSAGDMKLGLSSPKTLADPEGHTQRSGRGRNASAHGSNLNSLALIKDSPTPLGVEVEGVLPATVATPVPTPAPAPTTTTTATTTKRKRKSKATQQAEEQQQQADLQQQVDQQQQQQPLSKLPALEQPHRDAQQPRSRLPSMVDEQPAGADSAVKDLEHAMSKHLPSPSANQPSTDFSADALIKHQQHQVQQQQQQQQQQQQLQHDPNEKSSTIQWIGTPYQQPAPMPATALLRQLYANRESVIRATARQTPTGVFYGEQQGGPLPTPPGSESSYENQYLQLHSAAAAASVTHAGGQKAPGGNSTDAFTNLVSTYGGYHSSIDYHNAMTPPSSVSPRDSNNSAKAPAAAAPPPGLLVGSNGGYDYADSLRGQYATPVDGGAPAASLPLKPQAYTAGMHPHATTTTEGGVTYSNLDQPQYFAPHSSFHLYHKGSPASAWYSTPS, encoded by the exons GAGCTGCGCAAGGAGAAGTCAAGGGATGCGGCACGCTCGAGGCGCGGCAAGGAGAACTATGAGTTCTATGAGCTGGCCAAAATGCTGCCCCTGCCGGCGGCCATAACCAGCCAATTGGACAAGGCCTCCATTATAAGACTGACCATTAGCTATTTGAAATTGAGAGACTTTTCCGGACACGGCGATCCGCCATGGACGCGCGAGgcgtccagcagcagcaagctaAAGA GTGCAGCCATTCGACGCAGTCCCGCCGTTGATTTGTTCGAGCAACATCAGGGCACCCACATACTGCAG TCGCTGGATGGCTTCGCCTTGGCGGTGGCAGCGGATGGCCGCTTCCTGTACATATCGGAAACGGTGTCCATCTACCTGGGTCTGTCGCAGGTGGAGATGACGGGCAGCAGCATATTCGACTATATACATCAGGCGGATCATGCGGAAATTGCCGACCAGCTGGGTCTCAGTCTGACCAGCGGTGCGGGCggtggaggcggcggcggcggcggtggaggCGGTGGTGCTGGCAGCGTCAGCGGTGCTGCCGGCCTGGCCTCACCCACATCGGGCGCTTCGGATGATGGCAGCGGCACACACG TGGCCGCCTCCATGACGCAGGCTTCGACCAGCGGCTACAAGGGCTACGATCGCAGCTTCTGCATACGCATGAAGTCTACCCTAACCAAGCGTGGCTGCCACTTCAAGTCCTCCGGCTATCGG gtcgtgctgctgctgtgcaagCTGCGACCGCAGTACACCTTCTCGCATACACGCAAATCGCAGCCCCCGCTGCTGGGCATGGTCGCCTTGGCGATTGCCCTGCCGCCGCCGTCGGTGCACGAGATACGCCTGGAGTGCGACATGTTTGTGACGCGCGTCAACTTTGACCTGCGCGTCGCGCACTGCGAGCCCAG AGTATCCGATTTGCTGGACTATACGCCCGAGGATCTGGTCAACAAGAGCCTCTACTCGCTGTGCCATGCCGAGGACGCCAATCGCCTGCGCAAGAGCCACACAGATC TGATCGAGAAGGGTCAGGTGCTGACCGGCTACTATCGACTGATGAACAAGAGCGGCGGCTACACCTGGCTGCAGACCTGCGCCACGGTCGTCTGCAGCACCAAAAACGCCGACGAGCAGAACATCATCTGCGTCAACTATGTCATAAG CAATCGGGAGAACGAGAATCTCATACTGGACTGCTGCCAGCTGGAGCCGAGCGTGGACAGCATCAAGCACGAGGAGGGCCTGGGCAATGACAAGAGCAGCGGTTCGCCCGGCGGCGATGCGGCCGGCGAGGGCAATGCGCATCTCAGCGCGGGCGACATGAAGCTGGGCCTCAGCTCGCCCAAGACCCTGGCCGACCCGGAGGGCCATACGCAGCGCAGCGGACGCGGACGCAATGCATCGGCGCACGGCAGCAATCTGAACAGCCTGGCGCTGATCAAGGACAGCCCCACGCCGCTGGGCGTCGAGGTGGAGGGCGTGCTGCCCGCGACGGTGGCCACGCCCGTGCCAACGCCAGCGCCCgcgcccacaacaacaacgacggcaacaacaaccaagcGAAAGCGCAAGAGCAAGGCAACGCAGCAGgccgaggagcagcagcagcaggcggatctgcagcagcaggtggatcagcagcagcagcagcagccgctgagCAAGCTGCCGGCGCTGGAGCAGCCTCACAGAGATGCACAGCAGCCGCGCAGCCGGCTGCCCAGCATGGTGGACGAGCAGCCCGCGGGCGCGGACTCCGCGGTCAAGGATCTGGAGCATGCCATGTCCAAGCATCTGCCGTCGCCCAGCGCCAACCAGCCCAGCACAGACTTCAGCGCGGATGCCCTGATCaagcatcagcagcatcaggtgcagcagcaacagcaacagcagcagcagcagcagcagctgcagcatgaTCCCAACGAGAAGAGCAGCACCATCCAGTGGATAGGCACGCCCTATCAGCAGCCGGCGCCCATGCCGGCCACCgcgctgctgcggcagctcTACGCCAATCGGGAGAGCGTCATCCGGGCCACAGCTCGCCAGACGCCAACGGGCGTCTTCTATGGAGAGCAGCAGGGCGGGCCGCTGCCGACGCCGCCGGGCAGCGAGTCCTCCTATGAGAATCAATATCTGCAGCTGCATTCGGCGGCTGCGGCCGCCTCGGTGACGCATGCGGGCGGCCAGAAGGCGCCCGGTGGCAACTCCACAGACGCCTTCACCAATCTGGTGTCCACCTACGGCGGCTATCACAGCTCCATTGACTACCACAACGCGATGACGCCGCCCAGCTCGGTGTCGCCgcgcgacagcaacaactcgGCCAAGGCGCCCGCCGCAGCCGCTCCGCCGCCCGGCCTGCTCGTGGGCAGCAATGGGGGCTACGACTATGCGGATTCGCTGCGCGGCCAATATGCCACGCCCGTGGATGGAGGTGCGCCCGCCGCCTCGCTGCCGCTGAAGCCGCAGGCCTATACCGCCGGGATGCATCCGCATGCGACGACCACAACGGAGGGCGGCGTCACCTACAGCAATCTTGACCAGCCGCAGTACTTTGCGCCCCACTCGAGCTTCCATCTGTACCACAAGGGCAGCCCGGCGAGCGCCTGGTACTCGACGCCCTCCTAG
- the trh gene encoding protein trachealess isoform X6 — MLPYQAVAMDYAGYQRQPTPGHPGSHMVGSLGMSAVPFSHSWMVPTQDLCGMPPYNKMPNQHQPGAPGMHAQQQPIEPGILELRKEKSRDAARSRRGKENYEFYELAKMLPLPAAITSQLDKASIIRLTISYLKLRDFSGHGDPPWTREASSSSKLKSAAIRRSPAVDLFEQHQGTHILQSLDGFALAVAADGRFLYISETVSIYLGLSQVEMTGSSIFDYIHQADHAEIADQLGLSLTSGAGGGGGGGGGGGGGAGSVSGAAGLASPTSGASDDGSGTHGTNNPDVAASMTQASTSGYKGYDRSFCIRMKSTLTKRGCHFKSSGYRASDATSNCNGSNNNGKNVKNPASNYSVVLLLCKLRPQYTFSHTRKSQPPLLGMVALAIALPPPSVHEIRLECDMFVTRVNFDLRVAHCEPRVSDLLDYTPEDLVNKSLYSLCHAEDANRLRKSHTDLIEKGQVLTGYYRLMNKSGGYTWLQTCATVVCSTKNADEQNIICVNYVISNRENENLILDCCQLEPSVDSIKHEEGLGNDKSSGSPGGDAAGEGNAHLSAGDMKLGLSSPKTLADPEGHTQRSGRGRNASAHGSNLNSLALIKDSPTPLGVEVEGVLPATVATPVPTPAPAPTTTTTATTTKRKRKSKATQQAEEQQQQADLQQQVDQQQQQQPLSKLPALEQPHRDAQQPRSRLPSMVDEQPAGADSAVKDLEHAMSKHLPSPSANQPSTDFSADALIKHQQHQVQQQQQQQQQQQQLQHDPNEKSSTIQWIGTPYQQPAPMPATALLRQLYANRESVIRATARQTPTGVFYGEQQGGPLPTPPGSESSYENQYLQLHSAAAAASVTHAGGQKAPGGNSTDAFTNLVSTYGGYHSSIDYHNAMTPPSSVSPRDSNNSAKAPAAAAPPPGLLVGSNGGYDYADSLRGQYATPVDGGAPAASLPLKPQAYTAGMHPHATTTTEGGVTYSNLDQPQYFAPHSSFHLYHKGSPASAWYSTPS; from the exons GAGCTGCGCAAGGAGAAGTCAAGGGATGCGGCACGCTCGAGGCGCGGCAAGGAGAACTATGAGTTCTATGAGCTGGCCAAAATGCTGCCCCTGCCGGCGGCCATAACCAGCCAATTGGACAAGGCCTCCATTATAAGACTGACCATTAGCTATTTGAAATTGAGAGACTTTTCCGGACACGGCGATCCGCCATGGACGCGCGAGgcgtccagcagcagcaagctaAAGA GTGCAGCCATTCGACGCAGTCCCGCCGTTGATTTGTTCGAGCAACATCAGGGCACCCACATACTGCAG TCGCTGGATGGCTTCGCCTTGGCGGTGGCAGCGGATGGCCGCTTCCTGTACATATCGGAAACGGTGTCCATCTACCTGGGTCTGTCGCAGGTGGAGATGACGGGCAGCAGCATATTCGACTATATACATCAGGCGGATCATGCGGAAATTGCCGACCAGCTGGGTCTCAGTCTGACCAGCGGTGCGGGCggtggaggcggcggcggcggcggtggaggCGGTGGTGCTGGCAGCGTCAGCGGTGCTGCCGGCCTGGCCTCACCCACATCGGGCGCTTCGGATGATGGCAGCGGCACACACGGTACGAACAATCCTGACG TGGCCGCCTCCATGACGCAGGCTTCGACCAGCGGCTACAAGGGCTACGATCGCAGCTTCTGCATACGCATGAAGTCTACCCTAACCAAGCGTGGCTGCCACTTCAAGTCCTCCGGCTATCGG GCCAGCGATGCAACCAGCAATTGCAACGGTAGCAATAACAATGGTAAAAATGTTAAGAATCCGGCCTCAAACTATTCG gtcgtgctgctgctgtgcaagCTGCGACCGCAGTACACCTTCTCGCATACACGCAAATCGCAGCCCCCGCTGCTGGGCATGGTCGCCTTGGCGATTGCCCTGCCGCCGCCGTCGGTGCACGAGATACGCCTGGAGTGCGACATGTTTGTGACGCGCGTCAACTTTGACCTGCGCGTCGCGCACTGCGAGCCCAG AGTATCCGATTTGCTGGACTATACGCCCGAGGATCTGGTCAACAAGAGCCTCTACTCGCTGTGCCATGCCGAGGACGCCAATCGCCTGCGCAAGAGCCACACAGATC TGATCGAGAAGGGTCAGGTGCTGACCGGCTACTATCGACTGATGAACAAGAGCGGCGGCTACACCTGGCTGCAGACCTGCGCCACGGTCGTCTGCAGCACCAAAAACGCCGACGAGCAGAACATCATCTGCGTCAACTATGTCATAAG CAATCGGGAGAACGAGAATCTCATACTGGACTGCTGCCAGCTGGAGCCGAGCGTGGACAGCATCAAGCACGAGGAGGGCCTGGGCAATGACAAGAGCAGCGGTTCGCCCGGCGGCGATGCGGCCGGCGAGGGCAATGCGCATCTCAGCGCGGGCGACATGAAGCTGGGCCTCAGCTCGCCCAAGACCCTGGCCGACCCGGAGGGCCATACGCAGCGCAGCGGACGCGGACGCAATGCATCGGCGCACGGCAGCAATCTGAACAGCCTGGCGCTGATCAAGGACAGCCCCACGCCGCTGGGCGTCGAGGTGGAGGGCGTGCTGCCCGCGACGGTGGCCACGCCCGTGCCAACGCCAGCGCCCgcgcccacaacaacaacgacggcaacaacaaccaagcGAAAGCGCAAGAGCAAGGCAACGCAGCAGgccgaggagcagcagcagcaggcggatctgcagcagcaggtggatcagcagcagcagcagcagccgctgagCAAGCTGCCGGCGCTGGAGCAGCCTCACAGAGATGCACAGCAGCCGCGCAGCCGGCTGCCCAGCATGGTGGACGAGCAGCCCGCGGGCGCGGACTCCGCGGTCAAGGATCTGGAGCATGCCATGTCCAAGCATCTGCCGTCGCCCAGCGCCAACCAGCCCAGCACAGACTTCAGCGCGGATGCCCTGATCaagcatcagcagcatcaggtgcagcagcaacagcaacagcagcagcagcagcagcagctgcagcatgaTCCCAACGAGAAGAGCAGCACCATCCAGTGGATAGGCACGCCCTATCAGCAGCCGGCGCCCATGCCGGCCACCgcgctgctgcggcagctcTACGCCAATCGGGAGAGCGTCATCCGGGCCACAGCTCGCCAGACGCCAACGGGCGTCTTCTATGGAGAGCAGCAGGGCGGGCCGCTGCCGACGCCGCCGGGCAGCGAGTCCTCCTATGAGAATCAATATCTGCAGCTGCATTCGGCGGCTGCGGCCGCCTCGGTGACGCATGCGGGCGGCCAGAAGGCGCCCGGTGGCAACTCCACAGACGCCTTCACCAATCTGGTGTCCACCTACGGCGGCTATCACAGCTCCATTGACTACCACAACGCGATGACGCCGCCCAGCTCGGTGTCGCCgcgcgacagcaacaactcgGCCAAGGCGCCCGCCGCAGCCGCTCCGCCGCCCGGCCTGCTCGTGGGCAGCAATGGGGGCTACGACTATGCGGATTCGCTGCGCGGCCAATATGCCACGCCCGTGGATGGAGGTGCGCCCGCCGCCTCGCTGCCGCTGAAGCCGCAGGCCTATACCGCCGGGATGCATCCGCATGCGACGACCACAACGGAGGGCGGCGTCACCTACAGCAATCTTGACCAGCCGCAGTACTTTGCGCCCCACTCGAGCTTCCATCTGTACCACAAGGGCAGCCCGGCGAGCGCCTGGTACTCGACGCCCTCCTAG